From the Glutamicibacter halophytocola genome, the window GCTGAAGGCTCGTGCCCAATGCAACGACGACGTGCCCGGCAGCAAAAACTGCCAATGCCAAGATGAGCGTCAGGCGTTGGGGCAGCCGCAAGGTGAGCAGCGCCATTAGCGGAGCGCCAATAACCATGCCCGCGGCAAATACGGTGATGAGCAGGCCAGCCTGCGAAACGCTGGCTTCCAAATCCGCCGCAAGCTGCGTCAGGATTCCAGCAACGATGAACTCGGTAGTGAGCATCGTAAAAGTGCCAACAGCAAGGATGTAGACCACCAGCGGGATCGGCCGCCCGGTGGCGCCTCGCGTACTGGTGCCGGTTGGCACCGAAGGACGACGTTCGTCGACGTTCATCAAGTTCCTGTTCTCTGGACTCGCAGCGGATGTAATTCAATTACATCGTGGTTGCCAGCTGCCAGGAAGGGCGAGCTTATAGGGGTATTATCTGTACCCCCGAAAAACCGTGAACGTCGTTTACCGTGGAAGCATGACCGAACCCGATGCCCAGCGCAGCAATATTAAAGATTTCTTGACCAGCCGCCGCGCGAGGCTGCGTCCGGAGGAAGTCGGATTGCCGGCCGGCAACCGCAGAAGAGTGCCGGGACTGCGCCGGGAAGAAGTGGCTGTGCTCGCCGGGGTCAGCCCCGAATGGTACGCCCGGTTGGAAAAGGGCAATATCGCCGGTGTCTCGGAAGATGTGTTGACAGCAGTGGCCTCTGCGCTTCAGCTGAATGAGGAAGAACGCATCTATCTCTTCGAACTGGCGCACACGGCCAAAGGCAGTGCACGAAAGCCGGCACGGCGGAAGAAAGCCGGACCCATTGCAGAGCCGGTTCAATGGTTCTTGGATTCGGCGACGCTCTCGGCCGGATTTGCGCGCAATGGACGCCTTGATGTGGTTGCGTCGAACGAGCTGGGCCGGGCACTGCATGCGCCGATGTTCAATAGCGCGACCACGGTTGCCAATGGGTACGCGAATTTTGCGCGCTTCCACTTTTTAGATCCGGCAGCCAAGGACTTCTTCCTTGACTGGGAAGGCGGAGCGGCGGCTACCGCGGCACTCTTGCGCGCAGAGGCAGGGCGGGAACCGAATGACAAGGCGCTGCATGATCTGATCGGGGAACTCTCCACGCTCAGCGAAGACTTTCGTACCCTGTGGGCCACCCACAACATCAGATTCACCCATGAAGGCACCAAGCGAATTCAACATCCTGTGGTCGGCCGGCTGGATCTGGCCTATCGTTCCTTCGACATTACCCAGGTGCCGCGGGCCAGCCACGAAATGAGCATCTATGTTGCCCAGCCAGGAAGCCCGAGTGAAGAAGGACTCAAGATGCTCTCCAGCTGGGCGCTGACAACCAGCACCGAGCCAACGGCAAAAGCCTAGGCGCAGGCCCGCTGCTGGCGGGTCTTGGGCTCTTGATGCCTAGCGGTGAAAACAGCAGATTCCGAAGGACACAGCCAAGCGCCGCCCAGCCGGGATCTGCACCTTTGGCCAATTCCCGGTAGGCTAGTACCTGGGCCTGCATGTTCTATGCCGGTCCCGAATGAAAATAACTCCCAGGGCTGACTGACCGTTGGTCCCGACCGCCAGTTTCGCGGTCCTCGGTAGTGGCTTTCGCTAGGACCATTCAGGGTTCCAGCGCGGGTCTCGATCGAAGACCAGATCTGGGTAGGGCCACGCGGTTCGCTCATCCACCTAGCTGGGAGCGATCGAAAGGAGCACCCCCTTAATGGAGGGTCCAGAAATCCAATTCGCCGAAGCGCAGATCGACAACGGTCGCTACGGCACCCGCACCATCCGCTTCGAAACCGGCCGCCTTGCCAAGCAGGCTGCTGGGTCGGCCATGGTCTACATCGACGACGAGACTGCACTGCTCTCGGCAACCACCGCAGGCAAGCACCCGCGCGAGGGCTTCGACTTCTTCCCACTGACCGTGGACGTCGAAGAGCGCATGTACGCAGCCGGCCGCATCCCGGGCAGCTTCTTCCGCCGCGAAGGCCGCCCATCGACCGAGGCCATCCTGGCTTGCCGCCTGATGGACCGCCCGCTGCGCCCAGCCTTCGTCAAGGGCCTGCGCAACGAGGTCCAGGTTGTCGTCACCGTCCTGTCCATCGAGCCAGATGAGCTGTACGACGTTGTAGCAATCAACGCTTCCTCGATGTCCACCCAGCTTTCGGGCCTGCCATTCTCCGGCCCAATCGGCGGCGTTCGCGTTGCACTGGTTGACGACGGAAACGGCGCGCAGTGGGTTGCCTTCCCACGCCACTCCGAGCTGAAGAACGCTGTCTTCAACATGGTTGTTGCCGGCCGCATCGCTGGCGACGACGTTGCCATCATGATGGTGGAAGCTGAAGCTACCGACAACGCTTGGGAACTGATCAAGGAACGCGGCGCCCAGGCACCAACCGAAGAGGTTGTTGCAGAAGGCCTTGAGGCTGCCAAGCCATTCATCAAGGTCCTGTGCGAGGCCCAGGCTGACCTGGCTTCCCGCGCTGCCAAGGAAACCGTTGAGTTCCCAGTCTTCCGCGATTACGAAGAAGATGCCTTCGCCGCTGTCGAGGCTGCTGCTTCGACCCGCCTGGCAGAGATCTACACCATCGCTGACAAGCAGGAACGCGACAACGCTGCCGGCGCCTACAAGGACGAGGTCCTTGCTTCGCTGGCTGGCGAAGGCAACGCCTTCGAAGGCCGCGACGGTGAAATCTCCAAGGCTTTCGGTGCTGTTACCAAGCACATCGTGCGCCAGCGCATCCTGACCGACCAGGTCCGCATCGACGGACGTGGACTGGCTGACATCCGCCAGCTCTCAGCCGAGGTCGAGGTTCTGCCTCGCGTGCACGGTTCGGCCATCTTCGAGCGCGGCGAAACCCAGATCATGGGCGTCACCACCTTGAACATGCTGAAGATGGAGCAGCAGATCGACTCGCTCTCCCCAGTGAAGTCCAAGCGCTACATGCACAACTACAACTTCCCTCCATACTCGACCGGTGAAACCGGCCGTGTTGGTTCGCCTAAGCGCCGCGAAATCGGCCACGGCGCGCTGGCCGAGCGTGCACTGGTTCCAGTGCTGCCAAGCCGCGAGGAATTCCCCTACGCAATCCGCCAGGTCTCCGAGGCATTGGGCTCCAACGGCTCGACCTCCATGGGCTCGGTTTGCGCTTCGACCCTGTCGCTGCTGAACGCCGGCGTGCCGCTGAAGGCTGCCGTTGCAGGTATCGCTATGGGCCTGGTTTCGGACACCGTTGACGGCGAAACCCGTTACGCTGCCCTGACCGATATCCTCGGCGCCGAAGATGCCATGGGCGACATGGACTTCAAGGTTGCAGGTACCTCCGAGTTCGTTACCGCGATCCAGCTGGACACCAAGCTGGATGGCATTCCAGCTTCGGTTCTGGCCGCTGCGCTGACCCAGGCTCGCGAAGCACGTCTGCACATCCTGAACGTGCTGAACCAGGCCATCGACACCCCGGATGAGCTGAACGTCAACGCTCCGCGAATCATCTCCGTGAAGATTCCAGTGGATAAGATTGGCGAGGTCATCGGCCCTAAGGGCAAGATGATCAACCAGATCCAGGAAGACACCGGCGCTGACATCTCGATCGAGGATGACGGCACCGTGCTGATCGGCGCAACCAACGGCGAGTCCGCTGAAGCTGCCCGTTCGGCCATCAACGCCATCGCCAACCCTCAGGTTCCTGAGGTCGGCGAGCGTTACCTGGGTACCGTCGTGAAGCTGACCACCTTCGGTGCGTTCGTTTCGCTGACCCCTGGCAAGGACGGTCTGCTGCACATCTCCGAGCTGCGCAAGATCAACGATGGCAAGCGCGTTGAAGACGTTGAAGACGTCGTCGGCGTTGGCCAGAAGCTGCAGGTGGAGATCACCAAGATTGATGACCGCGGCAAGCTGTCGCTGGCACCAGTCGTGGAAGAAGAAGCCGAAGAAGCAGTTGCTGCTGAGTAGTCTTTAGATTCCTGCGGAAAACCCCGGTTCATCGATTGATGAACCGGGGTTTTGTCTATCCAGAAACTCGGCGGTGCAAACCTACAAGGACACAAAAACCATGGTGGCGGCAAAAACAATGCCTGAAGCGATCAGCACCATGGTGGTGTAGCCAAGGATGTCGCGCATCTTCAACCCCGCAATGGCCAGCAATGGCAAAGCCCAGAACGGCTGGATCATGTTCGTCCACTGATCCCCGTAGGCGACTGCCATGATGGGAATTGATGGATCAACACCCAGCTGCGCGGCGGCGGTCAGCATGATCGGCGCCTGCACCGCGAACTGGCCGCCCCCGGAAGGAACGAAGAAGTTGACCACTCCGGCCGACAAGAAGGCCAGAAGGCCAAATGTTTGCGGGGTCGACACTGCGATCATGGCTTCCGAGATCACCTCAATGAGGCCAGTTCCTGTCATGATGCCGAGGATTCCCGCGTAGAGCGGGAATTGCAGGAGAATCTCGCCAACATTTGATGCCGAATGCCTTGTCAGGGCCATCAATTCGAAGGGATTGCGCACCAAGAGCAGGATCAGGCAGAGGAAAGACCAATTCACGATATCCAAGGTGAGCGTGCCGCCCTTGGCAAAATGGATGACCAGATATGCCAGCAGCATCAGTCCAAGCAGTAGCGTTGGCAGGCGGCTGGCATCCACACGATCGGCTGGGGTGCTTACTTCATCATCGATGTCCAACAGCTTTTCTCGCGCATCGGTGCGCAGCTCGTAGATTTTGTCTTCGCCTCGTGGCGCAACGAGGTACAAGGCCAAACCCACCAACACGATGGTTGCCACGATCGCGATGAGGTTCCACGGGGCGAAGAGCGTTTCAGAGATTGGCAGCGGTGCACCAAGCTGCTTGGCGATAAACGAGTCCGGGGTTGCAGCAGTAAGCGGCCCGGAACCGGAATAGCCCATGTGCCAAATGACAAACCCGGCGAATCCGGAGGCGACGAGCAGCGGGAAGTGGACTCGCACATTGCGTTCACGAGCCTGGGCCGCGACTTCGCGGGCCAGCAGTCCTCCCACCACGAGACCAAGTCCCCACGTGATCAGCGAGGCAATGGCCGCTACCAGGAAAACGAAGACGTAACTGGATAGGGCGCTCTTGGGAACCCGGCTCAGGGCACGGAGCGTTTTGCGCACCGGGCGAGTATTGGCCAGGATGAATCCCAGCATCAAAACCAAGGCCATCTGGGTGATGAAGCCCAGCAGCCCGGCCAGCCCATCACCCCAGCTTTGCACGATGAGCACCGGATTGGAGTCCGTGGCCAGCAGCGCGAGAATCGCCACAATGAAGGTCAGCACGATGGCGAAGACCAATGCCGACGGAATGAATTTTTCGACGAGATTATTGACCGGGCGCATTGCCCGGGAAGCGACGGTACCGCCACGTTTGGTTGAAGGCACACTCATGTTTTCTGCTACCTCACATCATCATTGACTAGGGATATACAACGGTTGCGAGTGTCGTATGGTGACGTGCCCCATAGTAGCCAGATGTTTCGGTATCCAAGGTGCGGTGCTTCGCTCGCGGGTCGCGGATGGCAGAACTGCTGGAGAAAAACCAAACGCCCGACCGGTTAACGGTCAGGCGTTGGCAGGCTGCTTCAGCAGCTGGTCAGCTGTTGGTTTTTCTCAGACCAGGTGCTTGTCGTAGAACTCGCGCAACTGAACGCTCTTCTGCTTGGCGATTTCGTCCCACTCATCGATGGATGCCGAATCATCGGCATAGTCAGAAGGGATCTTGAAGATCTGCAATGGCACATTAAAGCGCTGGCAAACGCTGGCGTAGGCGTAGCCTTCCATATCCACCAATGATGCTCCGAGGCCCTGCACGTGGGCGCGCTGCTGGTCATCCGAAACGAAGACATCGCCAGTGGCCATGGTGACCTGGTAATCATGAAGCAGGACCTCGCCAGTCGGATCCACGTCGGCAGATGGCAACGGGAAATCGTGCTGGATCAACTTGGTGACCTGGTAAATGGTGTCCAAGCTGGGGCGGTCTTCTCCTGCGTGGCCGACCACGCCAGCAGTGCCGAGCACGATGACATTCTTGATATTTCCGTCGGCAATCGCGCCTGCCAAAGCCACCGACGCATTGATCTTGCCGACCCCTGAAACCAGGTGCTCGACATCTGCGAAGGCAACCGCTTCGTCTGCGTGCGCAAAGACGAGCAAAGACTTCTGTTCCGACATGAATTTCCCCTCTAAAGAAGTCAGTTCGGGAAGTCTACTGTGCCCGAACGTCCTAAGAAGTCTACCGGTTACGGCTCATTAACAGTCGTCGAGTCGCCGTTGACCCAACCGATACACTTAATTCATGAGTGATATCGAACTTGCAGAAGTTGAAAGCTTTGCCTTAGACCACACCAAGGTCAAGGCACCTTATGTACGCAAGATTGGCGTGGAGCGTGGTCCGAAGGGCGATGCCATCACCAACTATGACATTCGTTTTGTGCAGCCTAACCATGGCGAAATCCCAACCGCTGGTTTGCACACCATCGAGCACACGATGGCTGGCCTGTTGCGCACCCGTATTGACGGCCTGATTGATTTCTCGCCATTTGGCTGCCGCACCGGCTTCCACATGATTTTGTGGGGCGAGCCAGAGCCTGCGGAGGTTGCCGCTGCAGTGAAAAGCTCCCTGGAGGACATCGCCGAGCGCATTACCTGGGAGGACGTCCCAGGCACCGAGGCAAAGAGCTGTGGCAACTACCGTGACCACTCCCTGCACTCGGCCCGCGAGTGGGCCAAGGTGATCTTGGAACAGGGAATTAGCCTTGACGCTTTTAAGCGTTCCAGGCTCGCCTAGATAACCAACGGGTACAAGGGATCTCGCGCTTCAACACCGAAGCGCGAGGTCTTTTGCGTATTAAGCACAAGCTGGCGAAGCAATAACGGTGGTCTCAGCAAAACCATATCTGGCCTAGGTAGCATGGTTGATATGCGCAAAGCCATTTCCACCGCCGCCGTTCTAGCTTTCATTGTTTGTTCAACCAGCGGATGTGCTGATCTGGACTCAGCGCGGACAACCACGATTGGCGACGCCTGCCAAAAGGCCATCCAACAGCAAAACGAAGCTTGGTCGGACCCTGATGCTTCGGAGTCCAAAATCCAGGAGGCCGAAACCAAGGGCCTGAAAGATTGCAAGGATCTGGATGAATGGAGCACCGCGGTTTCGTACAACCCGGGTTCGGTGGGATACGAGGAACTGAGCCTCGAAGAAGCAGCTAATTCCGTCTACTTGGCATGTTCATCGGTAGATTCCGAACGCGCAACTCCGGTGTGCGCTGATGCCGCAAAACGCGGATACCTCGATGAATCCTAGAATCTTGATCACCGTTGGCTGACCGTGGACACAATGGTCCATCAAGCTTCAAACCATTGCCCGCTTTAAAGGTGCTCGGTGCGGTCCGACGGGCACAAATGGCCCTTGAAGCGGGGCGGAACTAATACCGGCGTTGCCGGCTATGGCGCCATCGTCCCGCGCTCCGGGAGCCAAGCCAAGGAAATTGCCTGACGCGTTCTCGGCCCCCTTCAACAGGCGGGTGCCTCCAAGCAGGCACTCATGGATACGCTCTGCGCTTATCTATATGAGAACCGCAACTGGAACGCCGCGTCGGCCGGCTGGGCACCCACCGGCAAGCTCTTGGATATCGAATCGGCCGGATCGAACAGCTGACGGGCAGAAACTTCAAATCGAGCAAGGATTTGGCTGAATTCTGGGTGGCACGAAAAGCCTTGAACCGCAGTTCGCCAGGCGCATATTGACCCGAGATTCCAACCTCTTCGACAAACTGGACTGTTGCCTTGCGGCAACGGTTCTGTGGGAGAATGAGGACAATGTTCCGAGCCCGATAGCGGCTCAACCCCGAAGAACTAAGGACGTATTTCGTGGCCATGATTCCATTGCCGTTACATTCGGTGGAGACGACACAGTTCTCTCCGATCGATCCGGCGGACCCCACCCTGGTCCACCGCGGCGAAGGCGGCTCTGAAGTCCGGCGCAGCATCTTGCCAGGGGGCGTCCGCGTCCTGACCGAGGCCATGCCAGGACAGCGCTCCACGACCGTCGGTTTTTGGGTGCCAGTAGGTTCCCGCGATGAAGAGGCCGGCCACTACGGCTCCACCCACTTCCTCGAGCACTTGTTGTTCAAGGGAACCAAGAAGCGTTCGGCCTTGGAAATTGCGCAGTCCTTTGACGCGGTGGGTGGCGAGTCGAATGCGGCTACCGCCAAGGAATCGACCTGCTACTACGCCCGCGTGCTTGATACGGACTTGCCGATGGCGTTGGACGTCATTGCCGATATGGTGACATCTGCGGTCATCGACCCGCAGGAGCTGGAGCAGGAACGCGGCGTGATCATCGAGGAACTCGCGATGGACGCTGACGATGCCACGGACGTGGCCCACGAGCGTTTTGTCGCCCGGGTACTGGGTGACCACCCGCTGGGACGCCCAATCGGCGGCACCCCGGAAGAGATTAACAAGATCAGCCGCGAAGCGGTGATGGAACACTATCGCGCCCACTACCGCCCCAGCGAACTGATCATTGCCGCTGCAGGTTCACTGGAACATGACCAGCTGTGCTCGATGGTTCTTAATGCCCTAGCCGAGGCAGGATGGGACCTTGATCCGCTAGCGGTGCCCCAGCCGCGTCGTGGAGGAGAACCGGCCCAGATATCGTCCAATGCGGGCATCGAAGTTATCAATCGCCCGGTTGAGCAGGCGAATATCATCATGGGTTGCGTTGGCATCACCGGACATGATGACCGTCGCCAGGTGCTGGCCGTGCTCAACGCCGTACTCGGT encodes:
- a CDS encoding S-ribosylhomocysteine lyase, with the translated sequence MSDIELAEVESFALDHTKVKAPYVRKIGVERGPKGDAITNYDIRFVQPNHGEIPTAGLHTIEHTMAGLLRTRIDGLIDFSPFGCRTGFHMILWGEPEPAEVAAAVKSSLEDIAERITWEDVPGTEAKSCGNYRDHSLHSAREWAKVILEQGISLDAFKRSRLA
- a CDS encoding short-chain fatty acid transporter; the encoded protein is MSVPSTKRGGTVASRAMRPVNNLVEKFIPSALVFAIVLTFIVAILALLATDSNPVLIVQSWGDGLAGLLGFITQMALVLMLGFILANTRPVRKTLRALSRVPKSALSSYVFVFLVAAIASLITWGLGLVVGGLLAREVAAQARERNVRVHFPLLVASGFAGFVIWHMGYSGSGPLTAATPDSFIAKQLGAPLPISETLFAPWNLIAIVATIVLVGLALYLVAPRGEDKIYELRTDAREKLLDIDDEVSTPADRVDASRLPTLLLGLMLLAYLVIHFAKGGTLTLDIVNWSFLCLILLLVRNPFELMALTRHSASNVGEILLQFPLYAGILGIMTGTGLIEVISEAMIAVSTPQTFGLLAFLSAGVVNFFVPSGGGQFAVQAPIMLTAAAQLGVDPSIPIMAVAYGDQWTNMIQPFWALPLLAIAGLKMRDILGYTTMVLIASGIVFAATMVFVSL
- a CDS encoding purine-nucleoside phosphorylase, yielding MSEQKSLLVFAHADEAVAFADVEHLVSGVGKINASVALAGAIADGNIKNVIVLGTAGVVGHAGEDRPSLDTIYQVTKLIQHDFPLPSADVDPTGEVLLHDYQVTMATGDVFVSDDQQRAHVQGLGASLVDMEGYAYASVCQRFNVPLQIFKIPSDYADDSASIDEWDEIAKQKSVQLREFYDKHLV
- a CDS encoding helix-turn-helix transcriptional regulator, encoding MTEPDAQRSNIKDFLTSRRARLRPEEVGLPAGNRRRVPGLRREEVAVLAGVSPEWYARLEKGNIAGVSEDVLTAVASALQLNEEERIYLFELAHTAKGSARKPARRKKAGPIAEPVQWFLDSATLSAGFARNGRLDVVASNELGRALHAPMFNSATTVANGYANFARFHFLDPAAKDFFLDWEGGAAATAALLRAEAGREPNDKALHDLIGELSTLSEDFRTLWATHNIRFTHEGTKRIQHPVVGRLDLAYRSFDITQVPRASHEMSIYVAQPGSPSEEGLKMLSSWALTTSTEPTAKA
- a CDS encoding polyribonucleotide nucleotidyltransferase; the encoded protein is MEGPEIQFAEAQIDNGRYGTRTIRFETGRLAKQAAGSAMVYIDDETALLSATTAGKHPREGFDFFPLTVDVEERMYAAGRIPGSFFRREGRPSTEAILACRLMDRPLRPAFVKGLRNEVQVVVTVLSIEPDELYDVVAINASSMSTQLSGLPFSGPIGGVRVALVDDGNGAQWVAFPRHSELKNAVFNMVVAGRIAGDDVAIMMVEAEATDNAWELIKERGAQAPTEEVVAEGLEAAKPFIKVLCEAQADLASRAAKETVEFPVFRDYEEDAFAAVEAAASTRLAEIYTIADKQERDNAAGAYKDEVLASLAGEGNAFEGRDGEISKAFGAVTKHIVRQRILTDQVRIDGRGLADIRQLSAEVEVLPRVHGSAIFERGETQIMGVTTLNMLKMEQQIDSLSPVKSKRYMHNYNFPPYSTGETGRVGSPKRREIGHGALAERALVPVLPSREEFPYAIRQVSEALGSNGSTSMGSVCASTLSLLNAGVPLKAAVAGIAMGLVSDTVDGETRYAALTDILGAEDAMGDMDFKVAGTSEFVTAIQLDTKLDGIPASVLAAALTQAREARLHILNVLNQAIDTPDELNVNAPRIISVKIPVDKIGEVIGPKGKMINQIQEDTGADISIEDDGTVLIGATNGESAEAARSAINAIANPQVPEVGERYLGTVVKLTTFGAFVSLTPGKDGLLHISELRKINDGKRVEDVEDVVGVGQKLQVEITKIDDRGKLSLAPVVEEEAEEAVAAE
- a CDS encoding M16 family metallopeptidase, which produces MAMIPLPLHSVETTQFSPIDPADPTLVHRGEGGSEVRRSILPGGVRVLTEAMPGQRSTTVGFWVPVGSRDEEAGHYGSTHFLEHLLFKGTKKRSALEIAQSFDAVGGESNAATAKESTCYYARVLDTDLPMALDVIADMVTSAVIDPQELEQERGVIIEELAMDADDATDVAHERFVARVLGDHPLGRPIGGTPEEINKISREAVMEHYRAHYRPSELIIAAAGSLEHDQLCSMVLNALAEAGWDLDPLAVPQPRRGGEPAQISSNAGIEVINRPVEQANIIMGCVGITGHDDRRQVLAVLNAVLGGGMSSRLFQEIREKRGLVYSTYSFSAAYTDAGYFGMYAGCAPSKAAEVIALLGAELDRLASHGITEQELAQAKGQLAGGTVLALEDPGSRMSRLGRAEMVTGEFQDIDEALDRVNAVTIKQVQELAQELAAQDRVITVVGPFENEAALGL